The DNA window GAATCGTCGGCGCGTTGAAGGTGATGTTCTGCAGCTCAAGCGCCAGTTTTTCCGCAGCGGGCTTCATCAGCGCACAGTGGGAGGGCACGCTCACCGGCAGCGGCAGCGCGCGTTTAGCGCCCGCGGCTTTACAGGCGACGCCTGCGCGTTCGACGGCCTCTTTGTGACCGGCGATAACCACCTGTCCCGGGGAATTGTAGTTCACCGGAGAGACGACCTGCCCTTCGGCCGACTCTTCACAGGCTTTGGCGATAGCCGCGTCGTCCAGACCGATAATCGCTGACATGGCGCCGGTACCTTCCGGTACGGCTTCCTGCATAAATTTGCCGCGCAGTTCAACCAGGCGAACGGCGTCAGCGAAAGCGATAACGCCCGCGCAAACCAGCGCGGAGTATTCGCCAAGGCTGTGGCCTGCCAACAGCGCCGGCGCTTTGCCGCCCTGCTGCTGCCAGACGTGGTACAGCGCCACGGAGGCGGTCAGCAGCGCCGGCTGGGTCTGCCAGGTCTTATTCAGTTCTTCTGCCGGGCCCTGTTGCGTCAGCGCCCACAGATCGTAACCCAACGCTGCGGAAGCTTCACCGAAGGTCTCTTCAATGACCGGCCAGGTCGCCGCCATATCGGCCAGCATGCCTACGGCCTGAGAGCCCTGTCCCGGGAACACAAAAGCAAATTGCGTCATGTTTAAATCCTTATACTAAAAACGAACCAGCGCGGAACCCCAGGTGAAACCGCCACCAAAGGCTTCCAGCAAAATCAGCTGCCCACGTTGAATGCGGCCATCGCGGACGGCCTCATCCAGCGCGCAAGGGACTGACGCCGCGGAGGTGTTGCCATGGCGGTCGAGGGTCACTACGACGTTATCCATCGACATGCCCAGTTTCTTCGCCGTCGCGCTGATGATCCGCAGGTTTGCCTGATGCGGCACCAGCCAGTCCAGCGCTGAACGTTCAAGATTATTCGCGGCCAGCGTCTCATCAACGATATGCGCTAACTCGGTGACCGCCACTTTGAAGACTTCATTACCGGCCATCGTCAGATAGATCGGATTTTCCGGATCGACGCGATCGGCGTTCGGCAGGGTCAGCAGTTCGCCATAGCTACCGTCAGCATGCAGATGCGTCGAGATAATGCCAGGCTCTTCGGAGGCGCCCAGCACCACCGCGCCGGCGCCATCGCCGAAAATAATAATCGTCCCGCGATCGGCCGGATCGCAGGTGCGCGCCAGCACATCAGCGCCAACGACCAGCGCATAATCCACCGCGCCGTTTTTCACATACTGATCGGCGACGCTCAGCGCATAGGTGAAACCGGCGCAGGCGGCCGCGACGTCAAACGCCGGGCAGCCTTTGACGCCCAGCATAGACTGAATCTGGCAAGCCGAACTCGGAAACGCGTGCGTGCCGGAGGTGGTCGCAACGATGATCAGACCAATTTGCTCCGCGGACACGCCCGCCATCGCCAGCGCCTGCTTTGCGGCTTCAAAGCCCATCGTAGCAACTGTTTCATGCGCTGCGGCAATACGACGCTCACGGATACCTGTGCGGGTGACAATCCACTCGTCAGAGGTCTCTACCATTTTTTCCAGGTCGGCGTTTGTACGCACTTGCTCGGGCAGATAGCTGCCGGTACCAATAATCTTCGTATACATGTACGCTCAGTCACTCTTGGGTAATATACCCGCCTCGTTCAACCGCCGCGGCGTCAGTGGTGTCCATTCGTCCCGCTTTGCTGTCGGGCGTTCACGTCACTGTCGCTTTCCGGCAGCTCGAAACCAGCTGGGTATAAAGATTCCAGGCGCGCGGCGATCCGTTGAGGAATTTGCCGCTGCACCGCCTGCACTGCCTGCTCTATCGCGACGCTAAAGGCGCGCTGATTGGCAGCACCATGACTCTTGATCACGGAACCGCGCAATCCTAACAGACAGGCGCCATTATACTGGTCGGGGTTGAGGTGACTGAATCGCCTCGCCAGGCTTTTTTGTAACCAACGTTTTAGTAACAGCAGCCACCACGACCGTTTTTTGCCCTCTCCCTGAGATTTCAGCAGTGAAAGGAACATTCTGACAACACCTTCCATGGTTTTTAATGTGACGTTGCCCGTGAATCCGTCACAAACCAGCACATCGGTTTTTCCGGTCAACAGTTCATTGGCTTCAAGATAGCCGATGTAGTTGAGGGAAGGCAGCGTTTTGAGCACTGCGGCAGCATCGCGGATGCTGCTGAGGCCTTTCATCTCTTCTTCGCCGATGTTCAGCAAGGCGACGCGTGGATTGGCAATGCCGACCACCTCTTCCGCCAGTACCGCGCCCATCACCGCGAACTGCACCAGCATCGTGCTGTCGCAGTCGACGTTGGCGCCGAGATCCAGCACCACGGTTTTGCCCTTCTGCTGGTGCGGCAAAACCGTCACCAGCGCCGGCCGCTCAATACCTTCAATCGGTTTGAGCAGCAGTTTCGCCAGGCCCATCAGCGCGCCGGTGTTGCCGGCGCTAACG is part of the Klebsiella quasipneumoniae subsp. quasipneumoniae genome and encodes:
- the plsX gene encoding phosphate acyltransferase PlsX, which produces MTRLTLALDVMGGDFGPSVTVPAALQALNSNSQLTLLLVGDPDAITPLLAKADFEQRSRLQIIPAQSVIASDARPAQAIRSSRGSSMRVALELVKEGRAEACVSAGNTGALMGLAKLLLKPIEGIERPALVTVLPHQQKGKTVVLDLGANVDCDSTMLVQFAVMGAVLAEEVVGIANPRVALLNIGEEEMKGLSSIRDAAAVLKTLPSLNYIGYLEANELLTGKTDVLVCDGFTGNVTLKTMEGVVRMFLSLLKSQGEGKKRSWWLLLLKRWLQKSLARRFSHLNPDQYNGACLLGLRGSVIKSHGAANQRAFSVAIEQAVQAVQRQIPQRIAARLESLYPAGFELPESDSDVNARQQSGTNGHH
- a CDS encoding beta-ketoacyl-ACP synthase III; protein product: MYTKIIGTGSYLPEQVRTNADLEKMVETSDEWIVTRTGIRERRIAAAHETVATMGFEAAKQALAMAGVSAEQIGLIIVATTSGTHAFPSSACQIQSMLGVKGCPAFDVAAACAGFTYALSVADQYVKNGAVDYALVVGADVLARTCDPADRGTIIIFGDGAGAVVLGASEEPGIISTHLHADGSYGELLTLPNADRVDPENPIYLTMAGNEVFKVAVTELAHIVDETLAANNLERSALDWLVPHQANLRIISATAKKLGMSMDNVVVTLDRHGNTSAASVPCALDEAVRDGRIQRGQLILLEAFGGGFTWGSALVRF
- the fabD gene encoding ACP S-malonyltransferase; the protein is MTQFAFVFPGQGSQAVGMLADMAATWPVIEETFGEASAALGYDLWALTQQGPAEELNKTWQTQPALLTASVALYHVWQQQGGKAPALLAGHSLGEYSALVCAGVIAFADAVRLVELRGKFMQEAVPEGTGAMSAIIGLDDAAIAKACEESAEGQVVSPVNYNSPGQVVIAGHKEAVERAGVACKAAGAKRALPLPVSVPSHCALMKPAAEKLALELQNITFNAPTIPVVNNVDVKCETAPDAIRDALVRQLYSPVQWTKTVEFMAAQGVTHLYEVGPGKVLTGLTKRIVDTLTASALNEPAAMSAALEQ